The Stappia sp. genome window below encodes:
- a CDS encoding DUF2336 domain-containing protein, producing MDLPYEGGRTRKAHVLLAATELYVAASAHTPRERQQFEELFRQLLRDTPVPHRRIIARLLAPYPHAPNGCLALLAFDPDPEVSAAALATPQPIAEASLVNRVTRGPETVRAVIADRRPLPARVVTALFAQAAPDTLRALLARDDIAPDDDALAALITRAEVLEAVAPDLARRKALSAPLLFRLFLALDAAGRMEAIAAAEARTLSELARKGDPRILAAHFKPDVLKSLVEAALSGGRAAFAAHLAYTLDLPADVAAGILDDAGGEAIVACLRALGTSDADTGRILVRLFGETLPLERMRDLLRLHAAITPRAAMLLVNGLRADLADLAPRAETGDETNAETTAPSRTATHRPLQDGIAHAERRRGEAETAPAPARRSLPSGRRTAG from the coding sequence GTGGATCTGCCCTATGAGGGCGGGCGCACCCGCAAGGCCCATGTGCTGCTCGCCGCGACGGAGCTCTATGTGGCGGCCTCCGCGCATACGCCGCGCGAACGCCAGCAGTTCGAGGAGCTGTTCCGCCAGTTGCTGCGCGACACGCCCGTGCCCCATCGCCGGATCATCGCACGCCTGCTCGCGCCCTATCCGCATGCGCCGAACGGCTGCCTGGCGCTGCTCGCCTTCGACCCGGACCCGGAAGTGTCGGCCGCCGCGCTGGCCACGCCGCAACCCATCGCCGAGGCCTCGCTCGTCAACCGCGTGACGCGTGGGCCCGAGACCGTGCGCGCCGTGATCGCCGACCGCCGGCCGCTGCCGGCGCGGGTTGTGACGGCCCTCTTCGCGCAAGCGGCCCCCGACACCCTGCGCGCGCTGCTCGCCCGCGACGATATCGCCCCCGACGACGACGCCCTCGCCGCGCTCATCACGCGCGCGGAGGTGCTCGAGGCGGTGGCCCCGGATCTCGCGCGGCGCAAGGCGCTGTCCGCGCCGCTGCTCTTTCGTTTGTTTCTGGCGCTCGACGCCGCTGGGCGCATGGAAGCGATCGCGGCGGCCGAGGCGCGCACCCTGTCGGAACTGGCCCGCAAGGGCGATCCGCGCATCCTTGCCGCGCATTTCAAGCCCGACGTGCTGAAGTCCCTGGTCGAGGCCGCGCTGTCGGGGGGGCGGGCCGCCTTCGCGGCCCACCTCGCCTATACGCTCGATCTGCCGGCCGATGTGGCCGCCGGCATTCTCGACGACGCGGGCGGCGAGGCCATCGTCGCCTGCCTGCGCGCGCTGGGTACGAGCGACGCCGACACGGGCCGCATCCTGGTGCGCCTGTTCGGCGAGACGCTGCCGCTGGAGCGCATGCGCGATCTCCTGCGCCTGCATGCCGCGATCACCCCGCGCGCCGCCATGCTGCTGGTGAACGGCCTGCGGGCGGATCTCGCCGATCTCGCCCCGCGCGCCGAGACCGGCGACGAGACGAACGCCGAAACGACCGCCCCCTCCCGGACCGCGACCCACCGACCTTTGCAAGACGGGATC
- a CDS encoding cyclopropane-fatty-acyl-phospholipid synthase family protein: MSEPTTGRDAKTLAATRHLLGLVRSAMDAHFSVRLWDGSIEPLGQTVVPDLMLEINAPGVLPSLLRRPSLDRLIRHYAHGHIDISGGTLIDIGRPFAIDRAARRRLRKLGKATLARAAWPLLTAPAISPDATRGFAGAADGRTRQGARDNKRFIGFHYDVGNDFYRLFLDPEMQYSCACFPSPEATLEEAQQTKLEVTCRKLRLTPGETLLDIGCGWGGLLCHAVRHHGVTGHGVTLSEEQLAFARAKAQALGIADRVTFELKDYRDLTGQFDKIVSVGMYEHIGLDNIPAYFATVQRLLAPNGLFLNHAISRRAKRRRRRLIKRPEQRALQKYIFPGGELDDIGHTVAEMEKAGFEVQDVENWRQHYERTTQVWCERLTARRAEAEALAGPELYRLWVAYLGGCALTFHRGSARIYQTLAGKTAKGPPAIPLTRADLYR, from the coding sequence ATGAGCGAACCGACGACCGGCCGGGACGCGAAAACGCTCGCGGCGACGCGGCATCTTCTCGGCCTCGTGCGGTCCGCGATGGACGCGCATTTCTCCGTGCGCCTGTGGGACGGTTCGATCGAACCGCTGGGGCAGACCGTCGTGCCGGATCTGATGCTCGAGATCAACGCGCCCGGCGTGTTGCCCTCGCTGCTGCGCCGGCCGTCGCTCGACCGCCTGATCCGCCACTACGCCCACGGTCACATCGACATCTCCGGCGGCACGCTCATCGACATCGGTCGTCCCTTCGCCATCGACCGGGCGGCGCGGCGGCGTCTGCGCAAGCTGGGCAAGGCCACGCTCGCCCGCGCCGCCTGGCCGCTCCTCACCGCGCCGGCCATCTCGCCGGACGCGACGCGCGGCTTTGCCGGCGCCGCCGACGGGCGGACGCGCCAGGGGGCGCGCGACAACAAGCGCTTCATCGGCTTTCACTACGATGTCGGCAACGACTTCTACCGCCTCTTCCTCGATCCGGAGATGCAATATTCCTGCGCCTGCTTCCCCTCCCCCGAGGCGACGCTGGAGGAAGCCCAGCAGACCAAGCTCGAGGTCACCTGCCGCAAGCTGCGGCTGACGCCCGGGGAGACGCTGCTCGACATCGGCTGCGGCTGGGGCGGCCTGCTGTGCCACGCCGTGCGCCACCATGGCGTCACCGGGCATGGCGTCACCCTGTCGGAAGAGCAACTCGCCTTCGCCCGCGCGAAGGCGCAAGCGCTCGGGATCGCCGACCGGGTGACCTTCGAACTCAAGGATTACCGCGATCTCACCGGTCAGTTCGACAAGATCGTGTCGGTGGGCATGTACGAGCACATCGGGCTCGACAACATCCCCGCCTATTTCGCGACCGTCCAGCGGCTGCTGGCGCCGAACGGGCTGTTCCTGAACCACGCGATCTCCCGGCGCGCGAAACGCCGACGGCGCCGGCTGATCAAGCGCCCAGAGCAACGCGCCCTGCAGAAGTACATCTTTCCCGGCGGCGAACTGGACGACATCGGCCACACGGTCGCGGAGATGGAGAAGGCCGGCTTCGAGGTGCAGGACGTGGAGAACTGGCGTCAGCACTACGAACGCACGACGCAGGTGTGGTGCGAGCGGCTGACGGCACGCCGCGCGGAGGCAGAAGCGCTGGCCGGTCCCGAGCTTTATCGCTTGTGGGTCGCCTATCTCGGCGGCTGCGCCCTTACCTTCCATCGCGGGTCGGCGCGCATCTATCAGACGCTTGCCGGAAAGACCGCGAAGGGACCGCCCGCCATTCCCCTGACACGCGCCGATCTCTACCGGTAG
- a CDS encoding DUF1254 domain-containing protein has protein sequence MSPHALRFARWGAIALAGLFLGGIVHVAAVMSVPAVVPQTAHARVAVFGPDGVFNRLPETRAGAEPLPLLDPQMLHAACRFDLARGPLRIEAALPPPFWSFALFNARGEAVYSLNDRTSGNDGRLDVLVLTPQQLSLLRENPPPGLEDLIVIETAEIQGYALLRAFDGDPLNRARIIAELEAARCATLGEETPAPTLRDF, from the coding sequence ATGAGCCCGCACGCCCTCCGCTTCGCCCGCTGGGGCGCGATCGCGCTGGCCGGACTGTTTCTCGGCGGCATCGTGCATGTCGCCGCGGTGATGAGCGTTCCCGCCGTCGTGCCTCAGACCGCGCATGCGCGCGTGGCGGTCTTCGGCCCCGACGGCGTGTTCAACCGCCTGCCGGAAACGCGCGCGGGCGCCGAGCCGCTGCCGCTGCTCGATCCGCAGATGCTGCATGCGGCCTGCCGCTTCGACCTTGCGCGCGGGCCGCTGCGCATCGAGGCGGCCCTGCCGCCGCCCTTCTGGTCCTTCGCCCTGTTCAATGCAAGGGGCGAGGCCGTCTACAGTCTCAACGACCGCACGTCCGGCAACGACGGCCGGCTCGACGTGCTGGTTCTCACGCCGCAACAATTGAGCCTGCTCCGGGAAAACCCGCCTCCGGGGCTTGAGGATCTGATCGTGATCGAAACCGCGGAAATCCAGGGCTATGCGCTGCTGCGCGCCTTCGACGGCGATCCGCTCAACCGCGCGCGGATCATCGCGGAACTGGAGGCCGCGCGCTGCGCGACGCTTGGCGAGGAGACGCCCGCCCCCACCCTGCGCGACTTCTAG
- a CDS encoding DUF1214 domain-containing protein, translating into MTLALDRNPETDGYRADPVPPILARPRRSLAATLAAVLTIALVSGLGSAYLAIERGATFDRLRLGAWEAHPVEGTPEADPYSAATHARTGRVPLASGEGLIFFATTDSAGAPLTPACEYLITGKAAPARLWTLTALDASLRLTETVNPRAGLHSRQILRRPDGTFEIRTAARARPGNWLPTAPDADGLVLALRLYDTPLTTGTGVANVPMPEIRRGRCR; encoded by the coding sequence GTGACCCTTGCCCTTGATCGCAATCCGGAAACCGACGGGTATCGCGCCGATCCGGTTCCCCCGATCCTCGCCCGTCCGCGCCGCAGCCTCGCCGCCACGCTGGCGGCGGTGCTGACGATCGCGCTGGTGTCGGGGCTCGGCAGCGCCTATCTCGCCATCGAGCGCGGCGCGACCTTCGACCGGTTGCGGCTTGGCGCGTGGGAGGCGCATCCCGTGGAGGGCACGCCCGAGGCCGATCCCTATTCCGCCGCGACGCACGCGCGCACCGGCCGCGTGCCGCTGGCCTCCGGCGAGGGGCTGATCTTCTTCGCCACGACCGACAGCGCCGGCGCGCCCCTCACCCCGGCCTGCGAATATCTGATCACGGGCAAGGCCGCCCCGGCCCGGCTGTGGACGCTGACGGCGCTGGACGCATCGCTCAGGCTGACCGAAACGGTCAATCCGCGCGCCGGCCTTCACAGCCGGCAGATCCTGCGCCGGCCGGACGGCACCTTCGAGATCCGCACCGCCGCGCGAGCGCGGCCCGGCAACTGGCTGCCCACCGCGCCGGACGCCGACGGTCTTGTGCTCGCGTTGCGGCTCTACGACACGCCGCTCACCACCGGCACCGGCGTCGCCAATGTGCCGATGCCCGAGATCCGGCGGGGACGCTGCCGATGA
- a CDS encoding transglycosylase domain-containing protein codes for MNQRSGAPDPGNSSEGGPPRVPASSKLRARLLSWDAWVDTTLWRVFTALRRGLEGYSAWLRKFRARGAGRVAAELASDGVTFGVLGLIVMLSFAQDAMDKTARSDWRTTNDFSVTFLDRFGNVIGHRGILLNDTVPLEEIPDHLVKAALATEDRRFFYHFGIDVFGTFRAMVENVRARTVVQGGSSITQQLAKNLFLSNERTLERKINEAFLALWLEVNLTKREILKLYLDRAYMGGGTFGVAAASEFYFNKSVRDLTLAESAMLAGLFKAPSKFAPHINLPAARARANEVLTNMVQAGFMTEGQVIGARRNPAVAVDRSRERSPDHFLDYAFAQVRELARTNPALANDRILTVRTTLDPGLQRQSERAILDTLRQYGQRYRVEEGAVAVVVPETGAVRAMVGGKDYGASQFNRAVDAVRQPGSSFKPFVYITAFMNGYSPRSIVPDAPISIGGWSPRNYGRSYRGPVSLKLALTKSINTIPVRLAQALGRDKIVEIAKAMGITTELKITRALPLGVAEVTVLDMSAAYGAFASGGLKVTPTPILEVKNSAGETVYEAARHRTPPQRLFPAEKAAEMNDVLVNVVEAGTGRRAQVPGVTAAGKTGTTQAYRDAWFVGYTGNYSAAVWFGNDDFSSTGRMTGGSLPAMTWQTIMDYAHKGIELKPMPGVDRPPQADDPALVADGNGGAPGSPRLLREPSMAVLEEIGARLEALGARAALPADTRVANAEPARP; via the coding sequence GTGAACCAGCGATCCGGCGCCCCCGATCCCGGCAACTCCTCCGAAGGTGGGCCGCCCCGGGTGCCCGCGTCCTCGAAACTGCGGGCGCGGCTGCTCTCATGGGATGCCTGGGTGGACACGACGCTCTGGCGGGTCTTCACCGCGCTGCGGCGCGGGCTTGAGGGCTACTCGGCCTGGCTGCGGAAGTTCCGGGCGCGCGGTGCGGGGCGGGTCGCGGCGGAACTTGCCTCCGACGGCGTCACCTTCGGCGTGCTCGGTCTGATCGTGATGCTGTCCTTCGCCCAGGACGCGATGGACAAGACCGCGCGCTCGGACTGGCGCACCACCAACGACTTTTCCGTCACCTTCCTCGACCGCTTCGGCAATGTGATCGGCCACCGCGGCATCCTGCTCAACGACACGGTGCCGCTGGAGGAGATCCCGGACCATCTCGTCAAGGCGGCGCTGGCGACGGAGGACCGCCGCTTCTTCTACCACTTCGGCATCGACGTCTTCGGCACCTTCCGCGCCATGGTGGAGAACGTGCGCGCCCGCACGGTCGTGCAGGGCGGGTCCTCGATCACCCAGCAGCTCGCCAAGAACCTGTTCCTGTCCAACGAGCGCACGCTGGAGCGCAAGATCAACGAGGCGTTCCTGGCGCTCTGGCTCGAGGTCAATCTGACCAAGCGCGAGATCCTGAAGCTCTATCTCGACCGCGCCTACATGGGCGGCGGCACCTTCGGCGTCGCGGCGGCCTCCGAGTTCTATTTCAACAAGAGCGTGCGCGACCTCACGCTGGCGGAATCCGCCATGCTCGCCGGCCTGTTCAAGGCGCCGAGCAAGTTCGCCCCGCACATCAACCTCCCGGCGGCGCGCGCGCGCGCCAACGAGGTGCTCACCAACATGGTGCAGGCCGGCTTCATGACCGAGGGTCAGGTGATCGGCGCGCGGCGCAACCCGGCGGTCGCGGTCGACCGCAGCCGCGAGCGCTCGCCCGATCACTTTCTCGATTATGCCTTCGCCCAGGTCCGCGAGCTGGCGCGCACCAACCCGGCGCTTGCCAACGACCGCATCCTGACCGTGCGCACGACGCTGGATCCGGGCCTGCAGCGCCAGTCGGAACGCGCGATCCTCGACACCCTGCGCCAGTACGGCCAGCGCTACCGGGTGGAGGAAGGCGCCGTCGCCGTCGTGGTGCCGGAAACCGGCGCGGTGCGGGCGATGGTCGGCGGCAAGGACTATGGCGCCAGCCAGTTCAACCGCGCCGTCGACGCGGTCCGCCAGCCGGGGTCTTCCTTCAAGCCCTTCGTCTATATCACCGCCTTCATGAACGGCTATTCGCCGCGCTCCATCGTGCCCGACGCGCCGATCAGCATCGGCGGCTGGAGCCCGCGCAACTACGGCCGCAGCTATCGCGGACCGGTATCGCTGAAGCTCGCGCTCACCAAGTCGATCAACACGATCCCCGTCCGCCTCGCCCAGGCGCTCGGCCGCGACAAGATCGTGGAGATCGCCAAGGCCATGGGCATCACCACCGAGTTGAAGATCACCCGCGCGCTGCCGCTCGGCGTGGCGGAGGTCACGGTGCTCGACATGAGCGCCGCCTATGGCGCCTTCGCCAGCGGCGGGCTGAAGGTGACGCCGACGCCGATCCTGGAGGTTAAGAACTCCGCCGGCGAGACGGTCTATGAGGCCGCGCGCCACCGCACGCCGCCGCAGCGGCTTTTCCCGGCGGAAAAGGCGGCGGAGATGAACGACGTGCTGGTCAACGTGGTGGAAGCGGGCACCGGCCGGCGCGCCCAGGTGCCCGGCGTCACCGCCGCCGGCAAGACCGGCACGACGCAGGCCTATCGCGATGCCTGGTTCGTCGGCTACACCGGCAATTATTCCGCCGCCGTGTGGTTCGGCAACGACGATTTCAGCTCGACCGGGCGCATGACCGGCGGCAGCCTTCCGGCGATGACCTGGCAGACCATCATGGACTATGCGCACAAGGGCATCGAACTGAAGCCGATGCCGGGCGTCGACCGGCCGCCGCAGGCAGACGATCCGGCGCTGGTAGCGGATGGAAACGGCGGTGCGCCGGGCAGCCCGCGCCTGCTGCGCGAGCCCTCCATGGCGGTTCTGGAAGAAATCGGCGCCCGGCTGGAGGCCCTCGGCGCGCGGGCCGCACTGCCCGCCGACACGCGCGTCGCGAACGCGGAGCCGGCCCGCCCGTGA
- a CDS encoding YcgN family cysteine cluster protein: protein MSAHHGENASDAEAAPFWRRKTLGELTGEEWEAVCDGCGRCCLNKLEDWDTGEIVWTELACTLFDDQSCRCRDYDNRLAKVPDCLPLDAETVPQLTWLPPTCGYRLLAEGHDLYWWHPLVSGDPHTVHAAGISVRGKCRSEDGIAIEDYEAFVVDWPGENPMAEDVSGGDSPAATGGSVKK, encoded by the coding sequence GTGAGCGCACACCATGGCGAGAACGCCTCGGACGCCGAAGCGGCGCCGTTCTGGCGCCGCAAGACGCTCGGCGAACTGACGGGCGAGGAATGGGAGGCGGTTTGCGACGGCTGCGGGCGCTGCTGTCTCAACAAGCTGGAAGACTGGGACACCGGCGAGATTGTGTGGACCGAACTCGCCTGCACGCTGTTCGACGATCAATCCTGCCGCTGCCGCGACTACGACAACCGCCTCGCCAAGGTGCCTGACTGTCTGCCGCTCGACGCCGAGACGGTGCCGCAACTGACCTGGCTGCCGCCGACCTGCGGCTATCGCCTGCTCGCCGAGGGACACGATCTCTACTGGTGGCACCCGCTCGTGTCCGGCGATCCCCACACGGTGCACGCTGCCGGCATCTCCGTGCGCGGCAAGTGTCGCAGCGAGGACGGCATCGCCATCGAGGATTACGAGGCCTTTGTGGTCGACTGGCCCGGCGAAAACCCGATGGCCGAGGACGTCAGCGGCGGGGACAGCCCGGCGGCGACAGGCGGAAGTGTCAAGAAATAG
- the pssA gene encoding CDP-diacylglycerol--serine O-phosphatidyltransferase: MSAPFAPYDPGPTRRRRGRAPRFRRVPLRLILPNLVTLLALCSGLTGIRMALEARWDFAIGAVVIAAVLDALDGRVARLLKGTSRFGAELDSLADFVNFGVAPAIILYSWLLDEVRSIGWIAALIFAISAALRLARFNVSIDDPDKPAWAVNFFTGVPAPAGALSVLLPVYLELIGLLPHWAGLAPVVAVYVVAMALLMVSRLPTYSGKKLGSRIRRDLVLPLFVAAVLFVALLVTFPFEMLAIGVTAYLISIPLACRAHAAYASGNRVETSEADAAEDDAQDAETDLDHLDDPETPDATPGETSKDGSGSDRAR; encoded by the coding sequence ATGTCCGCGCCCTTCGCCCCTTACGATCCGGGTCCCACACGCCGCCGGCGCGGTCGGGCCCCGCGCTTCCGCCGCGTGCCGCTCCGGCTGATCCTGCCCAATCTCGTCACGCTGCTGGCGCTGTGCTCGGGCCTCACCGGCATCCGCATGGCGCTCGAAGCGCGCTGGGACTTCGCCATCGGCGCGGTGGTCATCGCCGCCGTGCTCGACGCGCTCGACGGGCGCGTCGCGCGGCTGCTGAAGGGCACCTCGCGCTTCGGCGCGGAACTCGATTCGCTGGCCGATTTCGTCAATTTCGGCGTGGCGCCGGCGATCATCCTCTATTCGTGGCTACTCGACGAGGTGCGCTCCATCGGCTGGATCGCGGCGCTGATCTTCGCCATCTCCGCCGCCCTCAGGCTCGCCCGCTTCAACGTCTCCATCGACGATCCGGACAAGCCCGCCTGGGCGGTCAATTTCTTCACCGGCGTGCCGGCGCCTGCCGGGGCACTCAGCGTGCTGCTGCCGGTCTATCTCGAACTCATCGGCCTGCTGCCGCACTGGGCGGGGCTCGCCCCGGTCGTCGCGGTCTATGTGGTGGCCATGGCGCTGCTGATGGTGTCGCGCCTGCCGACCTACTCGGGCAAGAAGCTCGGCAGCCGCATCCGCCGCGATCTGGTGCTGCCGCTCTTCGTCGCGGCGGTGCTCTTCGTGGCGCTGCTCGTCACCTTCCCCTTCGAGATGCTCGCCATCGGCGTCACGGCCTATCTGATCTCGATTCCACTCGCCTGCCGCGCACATGCGGCCTATGCGTCGGGCAACAGGGTGGAGACGTCGGAGGCCGATGCGGCGGAAGACGACGCGCAGGATGCCGAGACCGACCTCGATCATCTCGACGATCCCGAAACACCGGACGCGACGCCCGGCGAGACGTCGAAAGACGGGAGCGGATCCGACCGGGCGCGCTGA
- a CDS encoding phosphatidylserine decarboxylase yields MSLSDTISKTFVPIHREGWPFIAIAAGVTLVVGWFADPLFWIGLILTGWVCYFFRDPPRVTPVDDSLVVSPADGTVCQIGQAVPPPEMDLGAEPLMRVCIFMNVFNCHVNRAPVGGRITRVAYRAGKFLNAESDKASEDNERNGLVIESGTTRVGVVQIAGLVARRIVCFVREGENLRAGERFGLIRFGSRLDVYLPLETRVSVAVGQTMIAGETVIADLAAETRDAVLTRVS; encoded by the coding sequence ATGTCGCTGAGCGATACGATCTCCAAGACTTTCGTGCCCATCCATCGCGAGGGCTGGCCCTTCATCGCGATCGCCGCCGGCGTGACGCTGGTCGTCGGCTGGTTCGCCGATCCGCTGTTCTGGATCGGCCTGATCCTCACCGGCTGGGTGTGCTATTTCTTCCGCGATCCGCCGCGCGTCACGCCGGTCGACGACAGTCTCGTCGTGTCGCCGGCCGACGGCACCGTGTGCCAGATCGGCCAGGCCGTGCCGCCGCCGGAGATGGACCTCGGCGCCGAGCCGCTGATGCGGGTCTGCATCTTCATGAATGTCTTCAACTGCCACGTGAACCGGGCGCCGGTCGGCGGGCGGATCACCCGCGTCGCCTATCGCGCCGGCAAGTTCCTCAACGCCGAATCCGACAAGGCGAGCGAGGACAACGAGCGCAACGGCCTCGTCATCGAAAGCGGCACCACGCGCGTCGGCGTCGTGCAGATCGCCGGTCTCGTGGCGCGGCGCATCGTGTGTTTCGTGCGCGAGGGCGAGAACCTGCGCGCCGGCGAGCGCTTCGGCCTCATCCGCTTCGGCTCGCGCCTCGACGTCTATCTGCCGCTGGAGACGCGGGTGAGCGTCGCCGTCGGCCAGACGATGATCGCCGGCGAGACCGTGATCGCCGATCTCGCGGCCGAGACCCGCGACGCCGTTCTCACCCGCGTGAGCTGA
- a CDS encoding ABC transporter ATP-binding protein/permease yields the protein MTSRRSGTPASAPRISADEVSTLTTLRQLWPYIWPFDRPDLKMRVGLAVLALIVAKIVTVLSPYFFKWATDALTAANDGGTAEASPLGIGALPAWLVAPVMLVIAYNVARILFVGFNQLRDALFARVGQHAVRQLAFRTFRHLHLLSLRFHLQRKTGGLSRVIERGIKGIENIVRFTILNGIPTIFEFAIMAAVIWYQFGAMYVLVVAVMIVAYTWFTVQTSNWRIGIRRAMNASDTDANSKAIDSLLNFETVKYFGNERLEADRFDRAMEGYEHAATRTWTSLAWLNFGQAVILGVGTAVCMVMSARGVMAGTQTLGDFVMINALLLQLSIPLNFIGFLYREIRQGLADLEAMFALLAEPAEITDKPGAPPLAVDGGTIRFQDVAFHYDANRPILKGISFEVPAGHTVAIVGPSGAGKSTISRLLFRFYDVTGGRITVDGQDLRDVTQASVRAATGMVPQDTVLFNDTIAYNIRYGRPDASDDEVREAARLAQIAEFIEALPQGFDTEVGERGLKLSGGEKQRVAIARTILKAPPILILDEATSALDTHTEREIQAALDQVSKNRTTVVIAHRLSTVVNAETILVLEKGQIVERGRHDDLLAAGGLYASMWARQQEASEAEERLRAATRDDTGFVVRGPRAGEDMPAE from the coding sequence ATGACCTCCCGCCGTTCCGGCACACCCGCTTCCGCCCCGCGCATTTCCGCCGACGAGGTGTCGACGCTCACGACGCTGCGCCAGCTGTGGCCCTACATCTGGCCCTTCGACCGGCCGGATCTGAAGATGCGCGTCGGCCTCGCCGTGCTCGCGCTGATCGTGGCCAAGATCGTCACGGTGCTCTCGCCCTATTTCTTCAAGTGGGCGACGGACGCGCTCACCGCCGCCAATGACGGCGGCACGGCCGAGGCGAGCCCGCTCGGCATCGGCGCCCTGCCCGCCTGGCTGGTCGCCCCGGTCATGCTGGTCATCGCCTATAATGTCGCCCGCATTCTCTTCGTCGGCTTCAACCAGCTGCGCGACGCGCTGTTTGCCCGCGTCGGCCAGCATGCGGTGCGCCAGCTCGCCTTTCGCACGTTTCGCCATCTGCATCTGCTGTCGCTGCGCTTTCACCTGCAGCGCAAGACCGGCGGCCTGTCGCGCGTCATCGAACGCGGCATCAAGGGCATCGAGAACATCGTCCGCTTCACGATCCTCAACGGCATTCCCACGATCTTCGAATTCGCCATCATGGCGGCGGTGATCTGGTACCAGTTCGGCGCGATGTATGTGCTCGTGGTCGCGGTGATGATCGTCGCCTACACCTGGTTCACGGTGCAGACCTCGAACTGGCGCATCGGCATCCGCCGCGCCATGAACGCCAGCGACACGGACGCCAACTCCAAGGCCATCGACAGCCTTCTGAATTTCGAGACGGTCAAGTATTTCGGCAACGAACGGCTCGAGGCCGACCGTTTCGACCGCGCCATGGAGGGCTACGAACACGCCGCCACGCGCACCTGGACGTCGCTCGCCTGGCTCAACTTCGGGCAGGCCGTCATTCTCGGGGTCGGAACGGCCGTGTGCATGGTGATGTCGGCGCGCGGCGTCATGGCCGGCACGCAGACGCTCGGCGACTTCGTCATGATCAACGCGCTGCTGCTGCAGCTGTCGATCCCGCTCAATTTCATCGGCTTCCTCTATCGCGAGATCCGCCAGGGGCTCGCCGATCTGGAGGCGATGTTCGCCCTGCTCGCCGAGCCGGCCGAGATCACCGACAAGCCCGGAGCCCCTCCGCTCGCCGTCGACGGCGGAACGATCCGCTTTCAGGACGTGGCCTTTCACTACGACGCCAACCGCCCGATCCTGAAGGGCATCTCCTTCGAGGTGCCGGCCGGGCACACGGTCGCCATCGTCGGGCCGTCGGGGGCCGGAAAGTCGACCATCTCGCGGCTGCTGTTCCGCTTCTACGACGTCACCGGCGGACGCATCACCGTCGACGGGCAGGACCTGCGCGACGTCACGCAGGCTTCCGTGCGCGCGGCGACCGGCATGGTTCCGCAGGACACGGTGCTGTTCAACGACACCATCGCCTACAACATCCGCTACGGCCGCCCGGACGCCAGCGACGACGAGGTGCGCGAGGCCGCGCGCCTGGCGCAGATCGCCGAGTTCATCGAGGCGCTGCCGCAGGGCTTCGACACCGAGGTCGGCGAGCGCGGGCTGAAGCTGTCGGGCGGCGAGAAGCAGCGCGTCGCCATCGCCCGCACGATCCTCAAGGCCCCGCCGATCCTCATTCTCGACGAGGCGACCTCGGCGCTCGACACCCATACCGAGCGCGAGATCCAGGCCGCCCTCGACCAGGTGTCGAAGAACCGCACCACCGTCGTGATCGCGCATCGGCTGTCGACCGTCGTCAACGCCGAGACGATCCTCGTCCTGGAAAAGGGCCAGATCGTCGAGCGCGGGCGTCACGACGACCTGCTCGCCGCCGGCGGTCTCTACGCCTCCATGTGGGCGCGCCAGCAGGAGGCGAGCGAGGCCGAGGAACGGCTGCGCGCGGCCACCCGCGACGACACGGGCTTCGTGGTGCGCGGGCCCCGCGCCGGCGAGGACATGCCGGCCGAATGA
- a CDS encoding metalloregulator ArsR/SmtB family transcription factor translates to MASDQTCPCTGDRRAERADAGSLEAGLKALAHPVRLEILQILSTRETACCGDLVRRLPLAQSTVSQHLSVLRQAGLIDMRGDGRCCHYFLARPALDLLSRDVAHLFASLCPASGAATPAA, encoded by the coding sequence ATGGCATCTGACCAGACCTGCCCCTGCACGGGCGACCGGCGCGCCGAGCGCGCCGACGCCGGCTCCCTGGAAGCCGGGCTCAAGGCGCTCGCGCACCCTGTCCGGCTGGAGATCCTGCAGATCCTGTCGACCCGCGAGACGGCGTGCTGCGGCGACCTGGTGCGCCGTCTGCCCCTTGCCCAGTCGACGGTCTCGCAACATTTGAGCGTGCTGCGGCAGGCCGGTCTGATCGACATGCGCGGCGACGGCCGATGCTGCCACTATTTCCTGGCGCGGCCCGCGCTCGACCTCTTGTCGCGCGACGTCGCCCATCTGTTCGCATCGCTGTGCCCCGCCTCGGGCGCGGCGACGCCCGCCGCGTGA